A region from the Paenarthrobacter aurescens genome encodes:
- a CDS encoding MFS transporter: MSQTMPSATPGTETTAGTPKKAALASFLGSAVEYYDFFIFGSAAALIFPHVFFPSADANAAIMSFATFGFAYVARPVGAVILGHFGDRIGRQKVLMFTLVLMGAATFVIGCLPDFKTIGWWAPILLVLARLCQGLSAAGEQAGASSMTLEHAPDNRRSFFTSWTLTGTQGGQILAALVFIPVVALPDDIKYGIGWRIPFWLSAVVVLVAFFIRRTLHEPPAFAEAKKNNEISKLPVADLLRLHWRDVLRVVCCAFIAAVSTVFGTLAIKYAQDVAGVNSTITLWLVVAANVVALGTQPLFGMLSDKIGRKPVFIYGAFSSAIMTPVFLLTLEGGNVPLMFLVSVVFFSFGYAAANAVWPSFYGEMFSTKVRFSGLAIGTQLGFLMAGFAPAIVTALGGTKPGGWVQISIFTAVICVIAAVSAMTARESAKTPTTELGLHKRKQHA, encoded by the coding sequence ATGAGCCAAACAATGCCGTCAGCGACGCCAGGCACTGAAACCACCGCCGGAACCCCCAAGAAAGCCGCACTTGCCAGCTTCCTGGGCAGCGCGGTGGAGTACTACGACTTCTTTATCTTCGGTTCTGCCGCGGCCCTGATCTTCCCCCACGTCTTCTTCCCTTCCGCCGATGCCAACGCGGCCATCATGTCCTTCGCGACGTTCGGCTTCGCTTACGTTGCCAGGCCCGTGGGTGCTGTGATTCTGGGGCACTTCGGAGACCGCATCGGCCGCCAGAAAGTCCTCATGTTCACGCTGGTCCTCATGGGTGCAGCCACGTTCGTGATTGGCTGCCTCCCCGACTTCAAGACCATCGGCTGGTGGGCCCCCATCCTTCTGGTGCTTGCCCGGTTGTGCCAGGGACTCTCCGCCGCCGGCGAGCAGGCCGGAGCCTCCTCCATGACCCTGGAGCACGCCCCGGACAACCGCCGCTCCTTCTTCACCTCCTGGACCCTCACCGGCACACAAGGTGGCCAAATCCTGGCAGCCCTGGTGTTCATTCCCGTGGTGGCACTGCCCGATGACATCAAATACGGCATCGGCTGGCGTATCCCGTTCTGGCTCAGCGCCGTGGTGGTTTTGGTTGCATTCTTCATCCGCCGCACCCTCCACGAGCCCCCGGCCTTCGCGGAAGCCAAGAAGAACAACGAGATCTCCAAGCTCCCCGTCGCCGACCTCCTGAGGCTGCACTGGCGCGATGTCCTTCGCGTGGTGTGCTGCGCCTTCATCGCCGCAGTCAGCACAGTCTTTGGTACCCTGGCCATCAAGTACGCCCAGGATGTTGCCGGCGTCAACAGCACCATCACACTCTGGCTGGTAGTTGCGGCCAACGTTGTTGCCTTGGGAACCCAGCCACTGTTCGGCATGCTCTCGGACAAGATCGGCCGTAAGCCCGTGTTCATCTACGGAGCCTTCTCCAGCGCGATCATGACTCCGGTGTTCCTCCTGACCCTCGAGGGCGGCAATGTTCCGCTTATGTTCCTGGTCTCCGTGGTGTTCTTCTCGTTCGGTTACGCTGCAGCCAACGCCGTATGGCCGTCCTTCTACGGCGAAATGTTCAGCACCAAGGTCCGCTTCTCCGGCTTGGCAATCGGTACCCAGCTGGGCTTCCTCATGGCCGGCTTCGCACCGGCAATCGTCACGGCCCTCGGTGGCACCAAGCCGGGAGGATGGGTCCAGATCTCCATCTTCACCGCGGTGATCTGCGTAATCGCGGCCGTCTCTGCCATGACAGCCCGCGAATCAGCCAAGACGCCCACAACAGAACTCGGCCTGCACAAGCGGAAACAGCACGCCTAG
- a CDS encoding FG-GAP-like repeat-containing protein — protein sequence MGVLRRSIALSTGLAVFAAGLFFVQAPATAVPLPGPENPNVQFVEGTPHSEHTFENPPERATPFNTGPGSGAAASGPSGDIRVRLVTAKLADNSNSVSMTSAEQAVAASSNYWKAMTANKLSMTVNTKVAGHQSKAKSTDSYSTIISTITSELNWSASPYTALVIFIPTSTLSGNALGAGYSSGSYSGRVLLPQISGFTNNVMSHEFGHVIGLMHADALQCGSGASDVGVDSNGRFTDPSCYIREYGDTTDIMGAAQFESPVVSSSLWDYAGFGRGDEIRDVGVATGAKTYTLKPWGGTEAQRAIKFTDPISKEVYYLELRQAAGYDSYLDDSGRPPGNRGVKIVQRGGATVASSLILMPSTKPFQEPWYATNHAWQAGSTFTTYTGTQVTINSVSTTSASVTIFADPKLTAKIRFSVGDFDGDKLSDVLSREPDGSLMLYSGLPGNRINNPRLIGSGWNVFDAITGISDFDGDGRADILARTSDGALWLYPGNGSGGFLAKRQVGSGWQGFSHLIGVGDFDGDARPDLMAAKPDGSLWLYPTDGQGGFRAWSQIGSGWNGFTSITSDGSFTGAGAGLFARAGDGTLYLYPGNGWGGFVPRIAVGSGWNTVGDIVSGQDFTGDARTDVLTVTSTGTMRLYPGSGSGFADRLAIGAGWNQFSQVWEAGDFDGDAVADVLARGSNGVLWLYPGNGSGGFLPRVQVGSGWGAFTSVLSAGDFDGDGHPDLVARTSDGVLWLYPTDGRGQFLVRKQIGTGWQGFTQMLAPGDFSGDGKADLVARAADGNLWLYPGNGAGGFQPWRQIGTGWNIFDSVMQGGDFNGDGREDIIARGTDGALWLYPGNGNGGFMTRSSMGTGWNMFTSFAALGNGFTGTGNPSIVGTAGDGTLFLYVGTGTGAFQTVVLDPR from the coding sequence ATGGGTGTGCTCCGGCGTTCAATCGCGTTGTCCACAGGCCTGGCGGTATTTGCCGCCGGCTTGTTCTTTGTACAGGCCCCTGCGACGGCGGTGCCGTTGCCAGGGCCGGAGAATCCGAACGTACAGTTCGTGGAGGGGACGCCGCACTCGGAGCATACGTTCGAGAATCCACCGGAGCGCGCCACACCGTTCAACACCGGTCCCGGGTCCGGAGCTGCGGCTTCCGGGCCCAGCGGCGACATCCGGGTGCGGCTGGTGACGGCCAAGCTGGCGGACAACAGCAATTCGGTGTCCATGACCAGTGCCGAGCAAGCCGTGGCAGCATCCAGCAACTACTGGAAAGCGATGACAGCCAACAAGCTGTCCATGACGGTCAACACCAAGGTGGCAGGTCACCAGTCCAAGGCGAAGTCCACTGACAGCTACAGCACCATCATTTCCACCATCACCAGTGAGCTGAATTGGTCGGCCAGCCCGTACACCGCCCTGGTGATTTTCATTCCTACGTCCACGCTGTCCGGAAATGCCCTGGGGGCCGGGTACAGCAGCGGAAGCTACAGCGGCCGGGTGCTTCTGCCGCAGATCAGCGGGTTCACCAATAACGTGATGAGCCATGAGTTCGGGCACGTCATCGGCCTGATGCACGCGGATGCGTTGCAGTGCGGCAGTGGGGCGTCGGACGTCGGGGTTGACTCCAACGGCCGGTTCACGGATCCTTCCTGCTACATCCGGGAGTATGGCGATACCACGGACATCATGGGTGCTGCCCAATTCGAGTCGCCTGTGGTGAGCAGCTCGCTGTGGGATTATGCGGGGTTCGGCCGTGGAGATGAAATCCGGGATGTCGGCGTTGCTACCGGTGCCAAGACCTACACACTCAAACCCTGGGGCGGAACCGAAGCCCAGCGTGCCATCAAGTTCACGGACCCCATCAGTAAAGAGGTCTACTATTTGGAGCTTCGGCAGGCTGCAGGCTATGACAGCTACCTGGACGACTCAGGCAGGCCACCGGGAAACAGGGGTGTCAAGATCGTCCAGCGCGGTGGGGCTACGGTCGCTTCATCGCTGATCCTCATGCCGTCCACCAAGCCCTTTCAGGAACCTTGGTACGCAACCAACCATGCATGGCAGGCCGGCAGCACGTTCACTACCTATACCGGCACGCAGGTGACCATCAACTCGGTGTCCACCACATCGGCGTCGGTCACTATCTTTGCCGACCCCAAGCTCACGGCGAAGATCCGCTTCTCGGTGGGCGACTTTGACGGCGACAAGCTCAGCGATGTCCTCTCCCGTGAGCCGGACGGTTCGCTGATGTTGTACTCGGGGCTGCCCGGCAACAGAATCAACAATCCCCGGTTGATCGGCTCGGGGTGGAACGTTTTTGATGCCATCACCGGCATCTCGGACTTTGACGGCGACGGCCGCGCGGACATCCTGGCACGCACCAGCGACGGCGCTTTATGGCTGTACCCGGGCAATGGGAGCGGCGGTTTCCTCGCCAAACGTCAGGTTGGTTCGGGCTGGCAGGGCTTCTCTCACCTGATCGGCGTGGGAGACTTCGACGGCGATGCCCGGCCGGACCTCATGGCCGCCAAGCCCGATGGCAGCCTCTGGCTTTACCCCACCGACGGCCAGGGCGGATTCCGGGCTTGGTCCCAGATCGGCTCGGGGTGGAACGGATTCACCAGCATCACCTCGGACGGTTCGTTCACCGGTGCAGGAGCCGGGCTGTTCGCAAGGGCGGGCGATGGAACTCTCTACCTGTATCCCGGGAACGGGTGGGGCGGTTTTGTGCCTCGCATCGCCGTCGGAAGTGGTTGGAATACCGTGGGTGACATTGTCAGTGGGCAGGATTTCACGGGGGATGCCCGTACTGACGTCCTCACTGTGACGTCCACCGGGACCATGCGCCTGTACCCGGGCAGCGGCTCGGGATTTGCCGATCGGCTTGCCATTGGTGCCGGGTGGAACCAGTTCAGCCAGGTCTGGGAAGCAGGGGATTTCGACGGCGACGCTGTGGCGGACGTCCTGGCACGGGGCAGCAACGGTGTGTTGTGGCTGTACCCGGGCAACGGCTCCGGCGGGTTCCTTCCAAGAGTCCAGGTGGGCTCAGGTTGGGGTGCATTCACCTCGGTGCTTAGCGCTGGGGATTTCGACGGCGATGGTCACCCGGACCTTGTGGCGCGGACTTCGGACGGCGTGCTGTGGTTGTATCCAACGGATGGTCGCGGCCAGTTCCTGGTCCGAAAGCAGATTGGCACAGGGTGGCAAGGGTTTACGCAAATGCTCGCGCCGGGTGATTTCTCCGGTGACGGCAAGGCGGATCTTGTGGCCCGGGCGGCCGATGGGAACCTGTGGCTGTATCCGGGCAACGGTGCCGGGGGTTTCCAACCGTGGAGGCAGATCGGCACGGGCTGGAACATTTTCGATTCCGTCATGCAGGGTGGTGACTTCAATGGTGATGGCCGGGAGGACATCATCGCCCGTGGAACTGATGGCGCGTTGTGGCTCTACCCGGGGAACGGTAACGGGGGATTCATGACCCGATCCTCCATGGGGACCGGATGGAACATGTTCACTTCCTTTGCCGCCCTGGGCAATGGCTTCACGGGAACGGGGAACCCTTCAATTGTAGGGACCGCCGGCGATGGGACCCTGTTCCTCTACGTTGGCACCGGCACGGGGGCGTTCCAGACCGTGGTGCTGGACCCGCGGTAG
- a CDS encoding MoaD/ThiS family protein, with protein MAEFVVMLPGVLQPLVGGQSYLTASADGAVTVGQLLDTVTGDYPVLARRLRDETGALRRYVNIYVNGDEIRRVKGLDTEVAAGQEVLIIQSVAGG; from the coding sequence GTGGCTGAATTTGTGGTCATGTTGCCTGGCGTCCTGCAGCCGCTCGTCGGCGGACAGTCCTATCTGACTGCGTCCGCCGACGGCGCTGTGACCGTTGGACAGTTGCTGGACACAGTCACCGGAGATTATCCGGTGCTGGCCAGGCGTTTGCGGGATGAAACCGGAGCACTGCGCCGCTACGTGAATATTTACGTGAACGGCGATGAGATCCGGCGTGTGAAAGGTCTTGATACGGAGGTGGCGGCCGGCCAGGAGGTTTTGATCATCCAATCCGTGGCTGGCGGCTGA
- a CDS encoding exo-alpha-sialidase, protein MGFMATAESYLIAIGTKKGLWLAKSPDRKEWSLSGPYFLMSEIPSIGIDTREGKTRIMVGVRSEHWGPTVAHSDDLGVSWTEPEQGAIKFPDGSDAALERVWQIYPDSESRPGVVWAGCEPISVWKSTDGGEHFELNRGLWDHPHRNEWGAGYGGAAAHSIVVDPSGKKVHVAMSTGGVYRSLDGGASWEPRNKGISAYFMPDPNPEFGQCVHKIAADAAVEDRLYAQNHHGVYRTDDGGENWDSIADGLPADFGFVMLTHPRREGTAWVVPLKADGERIPPDSKLSVHRTDDAGGTWKELHTGLPDHEYNAVLRDAASVDTAEPAGVYFGTRGGSVYASADEGETFTEVASHLPDVLCVRGAVVFGNTAGAGNPLAAAEATLVAETEQFVEAAAQTRDPGTEDQTPVPG, encoded by the coding sequence ATGGGGTTCATGGCTACCGCAGAGAGTTACCTCATCGCGATCGGGACCAAGAAAGGCCTGTGGCTCGCAAAAAGCCCGGACCGCAAGGAATGGTCCCTCTCCGGCCCGTATTTCCTGATGAGCGAGATTCCCAGCATCGGGATAGATACAAGGGAAGGCAAAACACGAATCATGGTGGGTGTCCGGTCTGAGCACTGGGGTCCCACAGTGGCCCACTCGGATGATCTTGGCGTCTCGTGGACCGAGCCCGAGCAAGGCGCCATCAAGTTTCCGGACGGGAGCGACGCCGCATTGGAGCGAGTCTGGCAGATATACCCCGATTCCGAGTCCCGCCCCGGAGTTGTCTGGGCCGGGTGCGAGCCGATCTCCGTGTGGAAATCAACAGACGGCGGCGAACACTTTGAGCTGAACCGTGGACTGTGGGACCACCCGCACCGTAATGAGTGGGGTGCCGGGTACGGAGGAGCGGCGGCGCACTCCATTGTGGTTGATCCCTCCGGAAAGAAGGTGCACGTCGCCATGAGCACGGGCGGGGTTTACAGATCGCTCGACGGCGGTGCCTCCTGGGAGCCGCGCAACAAGGGAATTTCCGCCTACTTCATGCCCGATCCCAACCCCGAGTTCGGTCAATGCGTTCACAAGATCGCCGCTGACGCCGCCGTCGAGGACCGTTTGTACGCGCAGAATCACCATGGCGTGTACCGGACGGACGACGGCGGCGAGAACTGGGACTCGATCGCGGACGGTCTACCTGCCGATTTTGGCTTCGTCATGCTCACCCATCCCCGCCGTGAAGGCACGGCCTGGGTTGTCCCCTTGAAGGCAGACGGCGAACGCATCCCGCCTGACAGCAAGCTCAGTGTCCACCGCACGGACGATGCCGGCGGAACGTGGAAAGAGCTGCACACGGGTCTCCCGGACCACGAATACAACGCAGTCCTGCGGGACGCGGCGTCCGTAGACACCGCAGAGCCCGCTGGTGTGTACTTTGGAACCCGCGGCGGCTCAGTGTATGCCAGCGCTGACGAAGGAGAGACCTTTACTGAAGTGGCCTCTCACCTGCCGGACGTGCTCTGCGTACGTGGCGCCGTCGTGTTTGGAAACACAGCCGGGGCGGGAAACCCGCTGGCAGCGGCGGAAGCCACGCTGGTGGCAGAAACTGAACAATTTGTGGAGGCAGCAGCACAGACGCGGGATCCTGGTACCGAAGACCAAACCCCGGTACCTGGTTAG
- a CDS encoding GGDEF domain-containing protein — translation MVAVSLQEGAIVLDPFSVRMILGLVTLTLIVLSYASSRRFRSAWTAWWRAALLLFFAGNFAFLLNGTTFLAWANPPGKALIVAGAFSIWAGARALRHRKISGWQLAPAPLITFCASVVDDAESSLWSGGLVYLVMTATGLGMAAAELWFTRSAQSRAIKFLSLIAALTSLYYLGRAITFVLEGPDGSAFRTFFGYAPAALMHLILLVSLSFTINALSNSHVIKRLRERAERDHLTGLLNRGAFLGLAEKELAGPASQDGAALILADLDYFKAVNDEHGHAAGDAALCAFAQACTASVRSTDLVGRYGGEEFILLLPGATQQRAEAIALDISRRLSAMADPDGLPYPTVSYGVTSTDATVSDLSFMIQVADTALYSAKAQGRDRVVGADSMEPLPTFHRGP, via the coding sequence ATGGTTGCAGTCTCTTTGCAAGAGGGAGCGATAGTCCTGGACCCGTTCTCCGTACGAATGATCCTGGGGCTGGTCACCTTGACCCTGATAGTCCTGTCCTACGCCTCTTCCCGGCGGTTCCGGTCCGCATGGACCGCATGGTGGCGTGCCGCCCTGCTCCTCTTCTTTGCGGGCAATTTCGCGTTCCTTCTGAACGGAACCACCTTCCTGGCCTGGGCCAATCCACCGGGGAAGGCGCTCATTGTGGCCGGAGCCTTCAGCATCTGGGCAGGTGCACGTGCTCTTCGCCACCGTAAAATCAGCGGTTGGCAGTTGGCACCGGCACCGCTGATCACCTTCTGTGCATCAGTGGTGGACGATGCCGAATCCAGTTTGTGGTCCGGCGGTTTGGTCTATCTGGTCATGACGGCGACAGGCCTGGGGATGGCCGCCGCCGAGTTGTGGTTCACCAGATCCGCGCAGTCCCGGGCCATCAAATTCCTGTCGCTGATCGCCGCACTCACTTCCCTGTACTACCTGGGCCGAGCCATCACGTTTGTGCTGGAGGGGCCGGATGGAAGCGCGTTCCGTACCTTCTTCGGTTATGCGCCTGCGGCTTTGATGCACCTGATTCTCCTGGTGTCGCTGTCCTTCACCATCAATGCCCTGAGCAACAGCCACGTCATCAAGAGGCTTCGGGAACGCGCCGAACGGGACCACCTGACCGGGCTGCTTAACAGGGGCGCCTTCCTTGGCCTGGCCGAAAAGGAGCTGGCAGGCCCGGCTTCCCAGGACGGTGCGGCCCTGATCCTGGCAGACCTGGACTACTTCAAAGCAGTCAATGATGAGCATGGACACGCCGCCGGTGACGCTGCCCTATGCGCGTTCGCCCAAGCCTGCACCGCCTCGGTTCGGTCAACAGATCTTGTGGGCCGGTACGGCGGGGAAGAGTTCATCCTTCTCCTGCCGGGCGCAACACAACAACGGGCCGAAGCCATTGCGCTGGACATCAGCCGGCGCCTGTCCGCCATGGCAGATCCGGACGGTTTGCCCTACCCCACGGTCAGTTACGGTGTAACGTCCACGGACGCCACCGTTTCGGACCTGAGTTTCATGATTCAGGTGGCGGACACGGCCCTGTACAGCGCCAAAGCGCAAGGAAGGGACCGGGTGGTGGGCGCGGATTCAATGGAACCGCTGCCCACATTTCATCGAGGACCGTAG
- a CDS encoding isocitrate lyase/phosphoenolpyruvate mutase family protein, translating to MIEANTTARAQRLKALHEAPEILSVVNVWDAISARTVAELSETKAIATAGHSIAASFGYADGTMPLDVALDGVKRIVDAVDHPVTADLDDGYENPAETIRRAIGIGVVGANVEDRLRPFDEAVARVQAIISAASDEGIAFQLNARTDAIARGGDRPIEVSIQDAIARGRAFLDAGASLVFVPGAMTREVIEPLVEGLGHGKLSVIGAPGALPAAELQELGVARVSYGPFTQRVALRALRDLASDLYGSGVVPTDTPALN from the coding sequence ATGATTGAAGCAAACACCACTGCACGTGCACAACGGCTGAAGGCCCTGCATGAGGCACCGGAAATCCTCAGTGTGGTCAACGTGTGGGATGCCATCAGTGCCCGCACTGTTGCAGAACTTTCTGAGACGAAGGCCATCGCTACAGCTGGGCATTCCATTGCTGCGTCCTTTGGCTATGCCGATGGCACCATGCCCTTGGACGTTGCGCTGGACGGGGTAAAGCGAATTGTCGACGCCGTGGATCACCCGGTCACGGCCGATCTGGACGATGGCTACGAGAACCCTGCAGAGACCATCCGCCGGGCGATTGGAATTGGCGTGGTTGGCGCAAACGTTGAAGACCGCTTGCGGCCCTTCGACGAAGCCGTTGCCCGTGTGCAGGCGATCATCTCCGCCGCTTCAGACGAGGGGATCGCGTTCCAACTGAACGCACGCACTGACGCTATTGCCCGTGGCGGGGACCGCCCCATTGAGGTAAGCATCCAGGACGCCATCGCCAGGGGACGCGCCTTCCTCGACGCCGGGGCTTCCTTGGTGTTTGTGCCCGGCGCCATGACCCGTGAAGTCATTGAACCGCTGGTGGAGGGCCTGGGGCACGGCAAACTCTCCGTAATCGGCGCTCCCGGCGCCCTGCCCGCAGCCGAGCTTCAAGAACTTGGCGTGGCACGTGTGTCCTATGGTCCTTTCACCCAGCGGGTGGCTTTGCGGGCTCTGAGGGACCTTGCCTCTGACCTTTACGGCTCGGGCGTAGTCCCCACTGACACTCCTGCGCTGAACTAA
- a CDS encoding LysR family transcriptional regulator, with amino-acid sequence MEMDPRRLLVLLAVARTGGVLAAADELRITPSAVSQQLSKLENEAGQALLLRTPKGSVLTPAGLAMAEAGEEIERALNVARARMQSEVNIAGVVRVGGFTSFMRTVVIPRLPEWRSQYPQLQIQIVEDGFPALMRLLRQRQLDAVVIEQDSTAAEQRPMAAGMIQEPLLDEPWKLVVPAGSLLGTDNIDLSRLPLPWLGVEPSAANTAVLGRLRHSTGTRIETVHQYHDTLTALALVAAGEGVAIVPTLALTGVVHDQVDILDVPGLGTRHIALRRFDRRKAASLPVDTVARLLRESAAAFDTRSGA; translated from the coding sequence ATGGAAATGGACCCGCGGAGGCTGCTGGTTCTGCTGGCTGTTGCCCGCACCGGAGGCGTTCTGGCGGCAGCGGATGAATTGCGGATAACGCCGTCCGCCGTGTCGCAGCAGCTCAGCAAACTCGAGAATGAGGCCGGGCAGGCATTGCTCCTCCGGACCCCCAAAGGCTCAGTGCTCACCCCCGCCGGATTGGCCATGGCAGAGGCTGGGGAAGAGATAGAACGGGCACTCAACGTCGCCCGGGCCCGGATGCAAAGTGAAGTCAATATTGCCGGCGTGGTGCGGGTGGGTGGCTTCACCAGCTTCATGCGCACCGTGGTGATCCCCCGACTTCCCGAGTGGCGCAGCCAGTACCCCCAGCTGCAGATCCAGATCGTTGAAGACGGTTTCCCTGCGCTGATGCGGCTGCTCCGTCAACGGCAGCTCGATGCCGTAGTAATTGAACAGGACTCGACGGCGGCAGAGCAGCGTCCGATGGCCGCCGGAATGATTCAGGAGCCCCTGTTGGACGAGCCGTGGAAACTGGTGGTGCCGGCGGGAAGCCTGCTGGGCACGGACAACATCGACCTCAGCCGCCTGCCCTTGCCGTGGTTGGGAGTGGAACCATCGGCAGCCAACACCGCGGTGCTGGGACGGCTCCGCCACTCAACGGGCACACGGATTGAGACTGTTCACCAGTACCACGACACCCTTACCGCGCTGGCACTGGTTGCTGCCGGTGAGGGGGTGGCCATTGTGCCCACCCTGGCGCTGACCGGCGTGGTCCACGATCAAGTGGACATTCTGGACGTCCCCGGCCTGGGAACCCGCCATATTGCGTTGCGCCGCTTCGACCGAAGGAAAGCAGCGAGCTTGCCCGTGGACACAGTGGCCCGCTTGCTGCGGGAGTCCGCGGCGGCGTTCGACACCCGTTCCGGCGCCTGA
- a CDS encoding CBU_0592 family membrane protein, whose product MELLFEIAGWAGAVAMLGGYMAVSMGWLQAGSTFQTVNLFGSCAFIINGTLHGAWPSVVTNVAWFLISAVALLRMRAKQGPTAVAADAQESPSLGPDTAAQVIVTAARPTASCA is encoded by the coding sequence ATGGAACTGCTGTTCGAAATTGCCGGTTGGGCCGGCGCAGTGGCAATGCTCGGCGGCTACATGGCGGTGTCCATGGGCTGGTTACAGGCGGGCAGCACCTTTCAGACCGTAAACCTCTTTGGCTCCTGCGCCTTCATCATCAACGGCACGCTGCACGGGGCTTGGCCATCCGTAGTGACCAACGTGGCCTGGTTCCTGATCTCAGCCGTAGCCCTTCTGCGGATGAGGGCCAAGCAGGGTCCCACGGCAGTTGCGGCCGATGCCCAAGAAAGCCCTTCACTTGGCCCGGACACCGCCGCGCAGGTCATCGTCACAGCCGCCCGCCCCACCGCAAGCTGTGCCTAG